A region from the Enterobacter roggenkampii genome encodes:
- a CDS encoding RNA polymerase sigma factor, translated as MDIRNPDLLVEGKPIATREVRQQLAAHLPRLWRYGLVLSRNRDIAEELVQSTCVRALERSSQYTPGTRIDRWLFAILHSIWISELRARHVRQGQGFVPSDELLAPDTREQDETRLHYLKVMQRVNALPEAQRNAVFLVYVEGFTYQEAAETLAVPIGTVMSRLATARARLARSADALPR; from the coding sequence ATGGACATCCGGAATCCTGATCTTCTCGTGGAGGGAAAACCCATCGCAACCCGTGAGGTTCGTCAACAGCTTGCCGCACACCTGCCGCGCCTCTGGCGCTATGGGCTGGTGCTGTCGCGAAACAGGGATATCGCCGAAGAGCTGGTTCAGTCCACCTGCGTGCGTGCGCTTGAAAGAAGCAGCCAGTATACGCCTGGCACGCGCATCGACAGGTGGCTGTTCGCGATCCTGCACTCCATCTGGATCTCTGAGCTTCGGGCACGACACGTTCGCCAGGGGCAGGGATTTGTCCCCAGCGACGAGCTGCTGGCACCCGACACCCGCGAACAGGATGAGACGCGCCTGCATTACCTGAAGGTGATGCAGCGCGTTAATGCGCTGCCCGAAGCCCAGCGCAACGCGGTATTTTTGGTTTATGTCGAAGGCTTTACCTACCAGGAGGCGGCGGAGACCCTGGCGGTGCCGATTGGTACCGTGATGAGCCGGCTGGCGACGGCGCGGGCTCGGCTTGCCAGATCCGCTGACGCACTCCCCCGGTAA
- a CDS encoding tetratricopeptide repeat protein yields MRTTSFRLIPVLIFSLLSPLALAMGNNSTESKTPDCPSGQVYDSATQKCVPDKSSSLSDQDKTNYAYHLAKKGEYQAALNLLDSLKNGNTAEAWNYRGFATRKLGRTDEGIGYYQRALAIAPDYAKAREYLGEAWMVKGRPDLAKEQLKVIAGICGQSCEEYRDLQAAINGHPES; encoded by the coding sequence ATGCGCACAACCTCGTTTCGTTTGATCCCGGTGCTGATTTTTTCTCTGCTGTCTCCACTGGCGCTGGCCATGGGCAATAATAGTACCGAGAGCAAAACGCCTGATTGTCCTTCCGGACAGGTGTATGACAGCGCCACGCAGAAATGCGTGCCGGACAAGAGCAGCAGCCTCAGCGACCAGGACAAAACCAACTACGCGTACCATCTCGCGAAGAAAGGCGAGTACCAGGCGGCGCTGAACCTGCTGGATTCGCTGAAAAATGGCAACACGGCTGAAGCGTGGAACTATCGCGGGTTCGCCACGCGCAAACTGGGCCGAACGGACGAAGGGATTGGCTATTACCAGCGCGCGCTGGCTATCGCCCCGGATTACGCCAAAGCCCGGGAGTATCTCGGTGAAGCGTGGATGGTGAAAGGACGCCCGGACCTCGCGAAAGAACAGCTGAAGGTCATTGCCGGAATCTGTGGCCAGTCCTGCGAGGAGTACCGTGACCTGCAGGCTGCCATTAATGGACATCCGGAATCCTGA
- a CDS encoding BapA/Bap/LapF family large adhesin has product MSQISVISKLTGVETTLEGTQVTLNHSSVVELHVERASVSHFARSGNDLLVTLHSGEVITLKNFYVADAQGVSQLVLQDSNGALWWIEDPTGAATYESIASTDVLLAASGSDAGGAAIWPWALGGIAAAGGIAAAASSGGGGGGGGSSNNSADPDTTAPNAPSGLKFSSDGKTVTGSAEPGSTITLKDANGNVIGTGKTGSDGNFSVSLGTPLTNGEQVTATATDNAGNISQGSSVTAPDLTAPDAPTIGSVIDDIAPQTGTVTNGGSTNDRRPQLTGTAEAGSTVTIYDGGIAIGTAVVASNGTWTFTPSIDLNESTHQITVRATDAAGNTGPASPVFTLTVDLTPPTAPTAIVLLDDTGLIRGTITSGVPTDASQPILAGTGEPGGTITIYDNGVAIGTTTVLPNGTWSVTPGGPLPDGTHSITVTETDAAGNQSTASEPIIFTVDTTPPSAPGNLVVSNDGGTISGIGEAGSTVTIREGDFTLGTVVVDSQGNFSLTLSPPRINGEILTADATDTAGNTSPTTSAAAPDITPPQTPVILSVIDDVQATTGPVAQNGLTNDRAPTVNGTGEAGSTITIYNGSDALGTVVVPSSGQWSFTPPTPLTDGTWVLTAKATDPAGNPSGISNTWTINVDGTAPGAPVILQVVNDIPGQTGAIDVNGTTNDATPTLSGTAEANATISLRVDGVEIGTTVANGLGVWSFTPSSPIGEGPHALTAVATDAAGNPGPVSNTWTLTVDSVAPAAPVITQVLDDVPERLGALNSGDSTNDTTPTLNGTAEPGSTVTIRLDGADLITIPIDGSGTWTYTLPTPLDEGPHTFSVVATDAAGNTSQPSDDFTLNVDITAPAAATITTVTDDVGGVLGSLNSGDTTDDTRPLLQGTAPADTVITVYDGTTLLGTATLNGSGGWSFTPVTPLTDGPHSLTVHATDAAGNTTLSTPFELTVDTVAPATPDIPAITVNPDGTATPLNPGETTRDTTPTLSGTGNPGDTVTIYDSGVKIGDAVVDNTGNWTWTPPSPLAGGTYDITLTVTNVDGTGNESAPSQPVTITIDTEAPATPAAPIVTDSVTQITGPVPNGGTTNDPRPVLSGTGTPNDVINITDTVNGTPTVVGTVTVDSNGNWSWRPGSDIAEGSHTYTATATDEAGNVSDPSSAITIIVDTQAPDTPVISAVDGAPDGGFITDTTPTVGGTGVNGETVIVYNNGVELGRVVVVNGEWSLTLPAQTDGPLNITVAGVDAAGNLSSPSSVFTVTLDTVAPGIPQINAVSDSQLTNNVLYTRDGTPTLTGTGEPGTTVIVSVDGTASGVPITIQPDGSWSWTAGTTLSEGPHTFTVSATDPAGNASGSSAPLNVTVDTLTPDAPDNLNLAPEGTPLTGSAEAGSLITVKDSNGNVIGTGVATGGNFSIAVSPAQQDGATLTVTATDAAGHESPVANYTVTGTEPNLPDVPVITAINDDVDPIIGDVKGKTTNDTTPTLTGTAQAGSQIAIYLDGGVTPVSTVTADGSGNWSYTPAALGEGLHTFEVTATLNGQTSGRSPAASVTVDLTAPGTPTIGAVIDDVGPGTGPLTSGQTTNDNQPTLTGTGAVGDTISIYNNGVLLDSVVIGNTGTWSYTTPVLAEGNHVLTIRETDPAGNQSGPSAGFTVVVDSVSATPVITNVTDNVGNAATTVVSGELTNDATPTLTGTADANSVVTLFDGGTQIAVVTADNTGTWTFTPDTALGEGSHSFTVRATDPQGNLSAVSAPWSVVVDLTAPTVPTLDNVNDDVSGGVQGNLTSGQVTNDSTPTISGTGLAGSTIHIMNNGTQIGTATVDVNGNWSFTPTTPLGDGSYALRAYATDTAGNASANSSVFTFTVDTAAPGVPVVTSVVDDVGPVTGTLTSGNSTNDARPTFSGTGEVGSTVHVLVDGNEIGTAVVNAQGNWSFTPGSDLAEGPHAITFNATDAAGNTGATTAPFNLTVDTGVPLAPVISTAGDNVGSIQTPLSSGQSTDDTTPTLNGTATANATVTVYENGQPVGTVQADGTGAWSFTPSAPLGNGSHTWTATVTDAAGNVSPTSPGFTLIVDTAAPNAPVISQAIDDVGSITGPLTSGQTTDDTVPRLVGTSEPFATVKIYEGTTLVGTGTADGSGSWSIVLTTTLASGPHSFTAQATDAAGNTSVSSTSFSLTVDTTPPALPVLTSILDDVGNAATPVANGGFTNDAQPTLSGTAEAGATVKIFDNGVQIGSVTATGGAWSFTPSPALSNGAHTLTFTATDAVGNASAPTAGYVINVDTLPPAAPVISSVIDDVGSVTGPVTGTNPTNDTRPTLSGTAEANATVRIYDGITLVGTVTADGSGNWTLPQTTTTLTQGTHNFTATATDAAGNTSVASAVTTIIVDTTAPTAPTGNFNADGSILTGSAEAGSTVTIRLADGSTVTAIAGSNGTYSYTFINKQIEGQMLQITATDVAGNTSLPGSALAPVVPLSASNNVEELNLSTTATVTNSQYSDYGFLLVGAVGNVLTLIGNDTAQVNFTVGNGGSADIVVNANATGAVLSLLNTLELVVQHYVNGVWTTVVDTGQPQFADLLTLGATGVSLNLTGLADGNYRVLSYNTNLLATGSYTSLDVAVKETGPGTVTGDTSLNGNVILDTDPTAGSDNAPAGTTISTVTNAQGVTTSVNADGTVIQGKYGTLTINRDGSYTYNLTDTSAAVVGRTESFTYTITHNGVSASANLVLSLGAGTVINGIVAVDDTASLTFDTTVSEVNNGASSQNGFTLVGINLGSTLGLNLLDDLTNPIIYNVEEGTTRTMTIQASVGGVALASVFDLYVYKFNNATQTFEQVRVESGWLRAPLLGGTSPQLTLNLPAGEYLFLLNTASGITALTAYTLSVLQDHVYSVASISETTTGDVLANDPVPAGTLVTEVNGVTVNSSGTTTIQGEYGTLTINASGQYTYTLRSGVGADHISTPDTFVYTVTAPDGSKDTASLNITPTAQAMNAVNDVSATMDLTSVHHTSVYSDTTVGVASWTTALFSSTQGSGSGTFVVDPNTALHNASLHFSVASLLALGGLTVNWTISDANGAIRSGSFSGASLLGGSIDVPLTGLDLNAGTYTLSFTGSVPGLSVGTITITPSVNGTTYSLSNFDVTGSHTVNGNIFDGTDSGGVLDQLHSVDTRLSVTGYNGVTTTLDPYTGSATVNIVGHYGILAIGADGHYTYTLNSGVSLSTMTSKETFNYTLTDSAGRTDSATLTINMAPQFISSEHNDAITGTAYGDTLIYQVLNSTVGNATAGNVSSAGGDHWTGFSLAQGDKIDIGDLLVGWDGNTASLGNYIHVTQSGSNTVISIDRDGAGSTYTNTALVTLDNVQTTYDELVNQQHIIT; this is encoded by the coding sequence ATGAGCCAAATCTCTGTTATTTCAAAACTTACTGGCGTAGAAACGACCCTGGAAGGTACACAGGTTACGCTGAACCATTCCTCTGTCGTTGAGCTTCACGTCGAGCGAGCGAGCGTCTCACATTTCGCGCGAAGCGGTAACGACCTGCTGGTGACATTGCACTCCGGCGAGGTGATCACCCTTAAAAACTTCTATGTGGCGGACGCGCAGGGCGTGAGCCAGCTGGTTCTGCAGGACAGCAACGGCGCATTATGGTGGATTGAAGATCCGACCGGGGCCGCCACGTACGAATCTATCGCGTCCACGGACGTGCTGCTTGCGGCGTCAGGAAGTGACGCTGGTGGCGCCGCCATCTGGCCATGGGCCCTGGGTGGTATTGCCGCTGCAGGGGGCATCGCGGCCGCGGCAAGTAGCGGCGGCGGTGGCGGCGGTGGTGGCAGCAGTAACAATTCGGCCGATCCGGATACGACTGCACCAAATGCACCTTCCGGCCTTAAGTTCTCCTCAGACGGTAAAACCGTCACCGGTTCCGCCGAACCCGGCAGTACCATCACGTTGAAAGACGCGAACGGCAACGTCATTGGCACAGGAAAAACGGGCAGCGACGGCAATTTTAGCGTCTCCCTCGGGACACCGTTGACCAACGGCGAGCAGGTAACAGCCACCGCAACGGATAACGCCGGAAATATCAGCCAGGGTTCAAGCGTCACCGCACCGGATCTCACCGCACCCGATGCACCCACGATTGGCAGCGTAATCGACGATATCGCCCCTCAGACGGGGACGGTGACCAACGGCGGCAGCACCAACGATCGGCGGCCGCAGCTCACCGGCACCGCCGAAGCGGGATCCACCGTGACGATTTATGACGGCGGAATAGCCATTGGCACTGCGGTCGTCGCCAGCAATGGCACATGGACATTCACCCCGTCCATCGACCTGAATGAAAGCACCCACCAGATTACCGTACGGGCAACCGACGCCGCCGGCAACACCGGGCCAGCCTCACCGGTGTTCACCCTCACCGTCGATCTCACCCCTCCGACAGCGCCCACCGCGATTGTGCTGCTCGACGATACGGGCCTTATCCGAGGAACAATCACGTCGGGCGTGCCTACCGATGCCTCGCAGCCGATCCTGGCGGGAACGGGCGAACCCGGTGGAACCATCACCATTTACGATAACGGCGTGGCGATTGGCACAACGACGGTGCTGCCTAACGGTACATGGAGCGTTACCCCTGGGGGCCCGCTCCCGGACGGAACGCACTCGATCACCGTCACTGAAACCGATGCCGCCGGAAACCAGAGTACGGCCTCTGAGCCTATCATCTTTACCGTGGACACCACGCCGCCGTCGGCCCCAGGAAACCTCGTGGTGTCGAATGATGGCGGCACCATCAGCGGCATTGGAGAAGCAGGCAGCACGGTGACCATCCGTGAAGGCGATTTCACCCTTGGCACAGTGGTTGTTGATAGTCAGGGGAACTTCAGCCTGACGCTGAGCCCGCCGAGGATCAACGGCGAAATCCTGACCGCTGACGCCACCGACACGGCGGGCAACACCAGTCCGACCACCTCCGCGGCGGCACCGGACATTACCCCGCCGCAGACCCCGGTCATCCTGTCGGTGATTGATGACGTGCAGGCCACCACCGGCCCGGTGGCCCAGAATGGGCTGACCAACGACCGGGCACCGACCGTGAACGGCACGGGCGAGGCAGGTTCGACCATCACGATTTATAACGGCAGCGATGCCCTCGGTACGGTGGTTGTTCCCTCCTCCGGCCAGTGGAGCTTTACGCCGCCCACACCGCTGACCGACGGCACCTGGGTGCTGACCGCGAAGGCGACGGATCCCGCCGGTAACCCGAGCGGGATATCAAACACGTGGACAATTAACGTTGACGGGACGGCACCTGGCGCCCCGGTGATTTTACAGGTTGTAAACGATATTCCAGGGCAGACCGGCGCGATCGACGTGAACGGGACCACCAACGACGCCACCCCGACGCTCAGCGGTACCGCTGAAGCAAACGCGACGATCAGCCTGCGCGTGGACGGTGTTGAAATTGGTACAACCGTTGCCAATGGCCTCGGCGTATGGAGCTTTACCCCTTCCTCCCCAATCGGTGAAGGCCCCCATGCTCTGACCGCCGTCGCGACCGATGCGGCAGGTAACCCCGGCCCCGTCTCCAACACCTGGACTCTGACGGTTGACAGCGTCGCGCCTGCGGCGCCGGTCATTACCCAGGTGCTGGATGATGTGCCGGAGCGCCTCGGCGCGCTCAATTCTGGCGACAGCACCAACGACACCACGCCAACGCTCAACGGCACGGCTGAACCGGGCTCAACCGTTACCATTCGCCTGGATGGTGCCGATCTTATTACGATCCCGATCGACGGCAGCGGCACCTGGACCTATACCCTTCCCACGCCGCTTGACGAAGGTCCTCATACCTTTAGCGTCGTCGCCACCGACGCGGCGGGTAACACCAGCCAGCCGTCAGACGACTTCACCCTGAACGTCGATATCACTGCGCCAGCGGCGGCCACCATCACCACCGTGACCGACGACGTCGGCGGCGTACTGGGTTCGCTCAACAGCGGCGATACCACGGATGACACTCGCCCCCTGCTGCAGGGCACCGCCCCGGCAGACACGGTGATCACCGTCTATGACGGCACGACTCTGCTCGGCACCGCCACCCTCAACGGCAGCGGCGGCTGGAGCTTCACGCCCGTGACCCCGCTCACCGACGGTCCACATTCCCTGACGGTGCACGCCACGGACGCCGCGGGCAATACCACCCTCTCAACGCCATTTGAACTGACGGTGGATACCGTTGCGCCTGCCACGCCGGATATCCCGGCCATTACCGTCAATCCTGACGGCACAGCAACGCCGCTGAATCCAGGCGAAACCACCCGCGACACCACGCCGACCCTGAGCGGTACCGGCAATCCGGGTGATACCGTGACGATCTACGACAGCGGCGTCAAAATCGGCGACGCGGTCGTGGACAATACCGGCAACTGGACCTGGACGCCGCCATCCCCCCTGGCTGGCGGCACCTATGACATCACCCTGACCGTCACCAACGTGGACGGCACGGGCAACGAAAGCGCCCCGTCGCAGCCGGTCACCATCACCATTGATACCGAGGCGCCGGCTACGCCTGCGGCACCGATCGTCACCGACAGCGTCACCCAGATCACCGGCCCCGTCCCCAATGGCGGCACCACCAACGATCCGCGCCCGGTGCTGAGCGGCACCGGTACGCCGAACGACGTTATCAACATCACTGACACCGTTAACGGTACACCGACCGTTGTGGGCACCGTCACGGTAGACAGCAACGGCAACTGGAGCTGGCGTCCCGGCAGCGACATTGCCGAGGGCAGCCACACCTATACTGCCACCGCCACCGATGAAGCGGGCAACGTCTCTGACCCGTCGTCAGCGATTACGATCATCGTGGATACCCAGGCGCCGGATACACCGGTGATTAGTGCAGTGGACGGTGCGCCTGATGGTGGCTTTATCACAGATACCACGCCGACAGTGGGCGGAACCGGGGTTAACGGTGAGACGGTGATCGTCTACAACAACGGTGTCGAATTGGGCCGTGTCGTGGTGGTGAACGGAGAATGGAGCCTGACGCTTCCAGCGCAAACGGACGGCCCGCTGAACATTACCGTAGCGGGCGTGGACGCAGCGGGCAACCTTAGCTCGCCGAGTTCGGTCTTTACCGTCACGCTCGATACCGTTGCGCCCGGGATACCGCAAATTAATGCCGTCTCAGACAGCCAGCTCACCAACAACGTGCTCTACACCCGCGACGGCACGCCGACCCTAACCGGGACCGGCGAGCCCGGCACCACCGTTATCGTCTCCGTCGACGGTACCGCGTCAGGTGTGCCGATCACGATCCAGCCGGACGGCAGCTGGAGCTGGACCGCAGGCACAACGCTCTCAGAGGGTCCGCATACCTTCACTGTCTCCGCTACCGATCCTGCGGGTAACGCTTCAGGAAGTTCAGCCCCGCTGAACGTGACGGTGGACACCCTCACCCCGGACGCCCCTGACAATCTGAACCTGGCACCAGAAGGTACGCCACTAACCGGTAGTGCCGAAGCGGGAAGCCTTATCACGGTGAAAGACAGTAATGGCAACGTCATTGGTACCGGGGTTGCCACCGGCGGTAACTTCTCCATCGCTGTCAGCCCCGCTCAGCAGGATGGCGCGACCCTGACCGTGACCGCGACAGATGCTGCCGGGCATGAAAGTCCCGTTGCGAATTACACCGTCACCGGCACGGAGCCGAATCTTCCTGATGTACCCGTCATCACGGCGATCAACGATGACGTCGACCCAATCATTGGCGACGTGAAAGGCAAAACGACCAACGACACCACCCCAACCCTCACCGGTACGGCTCAGGCGGGAAGCCAGATCGCTATCTACCTGGACGGTGGCGTGACGCCCGTCTCGACGGTCACTGCCGACGGCAGCGGCAACTGGAGCTATACCCCAGCCGCGCTTGGCGAGGGGCTGCACACCTTTGAGGTGACCGCGACCCTTAACGGCCAGACCAGCGGCCGCTCTCCGGCGGCCAGCGTCACCGTTGACCTTACCGCGCCGGGCACGCCGACCATCGGCGCCGTGATTGACGACGTCGGCCCGGGCACCGGCCCGCTGACCAGCGGCCAGACCACCAACGACAACCAGCCGACGCTCACCGGCACCGGCGCGGTGGGCGATACCATCTCGATCTACAACAACGGCGTGCTGCTGGACAGTGTGGTAATCGGCAATACCGGCACCTGGAGCTACACCACGCCTGTCCTGGCAGAGGGCAATCACGTCCTGACCATCCGCGAGACCGATCCGGCGGGGAACCAGAGCGGTCCTTCGGCGGGCTTCACCGTCGTGGTGGATTCCGTTTCCGCCACGCCGGTCATCACCAACGTCACGGATAATGTGGGCAATGCCGCCACCACGGTGGTCAGCGGCGAGCTCACCAACGACGCCACGCCAACCCTTACAGGGACAGCGGACGCAAACAGCGTGGTGACCCTTTTCGACGGCGGCACCCAGATTGCCGTGGTCACGGCTGACAACACGGGTACCTGGACGTTTACTCCTGATACCGCCCTCGGCGAAGGCTCGCACAGCTTCACCGTCCGGGCGACCGACCCGCAGGGCAACCTCAGCGCGGTCTCCGCCCCCTGGAGCGTGGTGGTTGACCTGACTGCTCCGACGGTTCCGACGCTGGATAATGTGAACGACGACGTCTCTGGCGGCGTCCAGGGTAACCTCACCAGCGGCCAGGTAACCAACGACAGCACCCCAACCATCAGCGGCACCGGGCTGGCGGGCAGCACTATCCACATCATGAATAACGGCACGCAGATTGGTACTGCAACCGTTGACGTAAACGGGAACTGGTCCTTTACCCCAACCACGCCGCTGGGCGACGGCAGCTACGCCCTGCGCGCGTATGCAACGGATACTGCAGGCAACGCCTCGGCCAACTCATCGGTCTTCACCTTTACCGTGGATACCGCAGCCCCTGGTGTACCGGTAGTCACCAGCGTGGTTGACGATGTCGGTCCGGTCACCGGGACGCTCACGTCGGGTAACAGCACCAACGACGCGCGTCCGACCTTCAGCGGCACGGGCGAAGTGGGTTCTACCGTGCACGTGCTCGTTGATGGCAACGAAATTGGCACGGCGGTGGTCAATGCCCAGGGCAACTGGAGCTTCACCCCGGGCAGCGATCTGGCCGAAGGTCCACACGCCATCACCTTTAACGCGACCGATGCGGCAGGCAACACCGGCGCCACAACGGCACCGTTTAACCTGACGGTCGATACGGGCGTGCCGTTAGCGCCGGTCATCTCGACCGCGGGTGACAACGTGGGCAGTATTCAAACCCCGCTCTCTTCCGGGCAGAGCACCGACGACACCACACCGACGCTGAACGGCACCGCGACCGCCAACGCCACGGTTACCGTGTATGAAAACGGACAGCCGGTCGGTACCGTGCAGGCGGACGGCACCGGCGCATGGAGCTTTACGCCATCAGCGCCGCTGGGCAACGGCAGCCATACCTGGACCGCCACGGTCACCGATGCAGCGGGCAACGTCAGCCCGACCTCGCCGGGCTTTACCCTGATTGTTGATACCGCGGCACCGAACGCGCCGGTTATCAGCCAGGCAATCGACGACGTGGGCAGCATCACCGGCCCGCTCACGTCCGGGCAGACAACCGACGACACCGTACCTCGGCTTGTTGGAACCAGCGAACCGTTTGCCACCGTGAAGATCTATGAAGGCACCACCCTGGTCGGCACGGGCACCGCGGACGGCAGCGGCAGCTGGAGCATCGTGCTCACCACCACGCTGGCGAGTGGTCCGCACAGCTTTACCGCGCAGGCCACGGATGCGGCAGGCAATACCAGCGTGTCGTCCACCAGCTTCAGCCTCACCGTCGACACCACGCCGCCTGCGCTGCCGGTGCTGACCAGCATTCTGGATGACGTGGGCAATGCGGCGACGCCGGTTGCCAACGGTGGGTTCACCAACGACGCGCAGCCGACCCTCAGCGGTACGGCGGAAGCGGGAGCCACGGTGAAAATCTTTGATAACGGCGTACAGATCGGCAGCGTGACGGCGACCGGCGGCGCGTGGAGCTTTACGCCATCTCCGGCGCTGAGCAACGGCGCGCACACGTTGACCTTCACCGCCACCGATGCGGTGGGCAACGCCAGCGCCCCCACCGCCGGATATGTCATTAACGTCGATACCCTTCCGCCAGCCGCGCCGGTCATCAGTTCGGTCATTGATGATGTCGGCAGCGTCACCGGGCCCGTGACCGGTACGAACCCGACTAACGACACCCGACCAACGCTGAGCGGGACTGCCGAAGCGAATGCCACGGTCCGGATCTACGACGGCATCACGCTGGTGGGCACGGTCACCGCCGATGGCAGCGGCAACTGGACCCTGCCACAAACCACCACCACGTTGACGCAGGGCACGCATAACTTTACCGCTACGGCCACCGATGCGGCGGGCAACACCAGCGTGGCGTCAGCCGTGACGACGATTATCGTCGATACGACCGCGCCAACGGCGCCGACCGGCAACTTCAACGCCGACGGTAGCATCCTGACCGGGAGCGCGGAGGCGGGCAGCACCGTCACTATCCGCCTTGCGGACGGTTCAACGGTGACCGCCATTGCGGGCAGCAACGGCACCTACAGCTACACCTTCATTAACAAACAGATCGAAGGCCAGATGCTGCAGATCACCGCGACCGACGTCGCAGGCAACACCTCCCTGCCGGGCTCTGCCCTTGCGCCGGTGGTGCCGCTCTCCGCCAGCAATAACGTTGAGGAGCTGAACCTCAGCACCACGGCGACCGTGACCAACAGCCAGTACAGCGACTACGGCTTCCTGCTGGTCGGCGCCGTGGGCAACGTCCTGACGCTGATCGGTAATGACACCGCGCAGGTGAACTTCACGGTGGGCAACGGCGGCAGTGCGGACATCGTGGTAAACGCCAATGCCACGGGGGCGGTGCTCTCTCTGCTCAATACCCTTGAGCTGGTGGTGCAGCACTACGTCAACGGTGTCTGGACAACCGTGGTGGATACCGGCCAGCCGCAGTTTGCCGATCTCCTGACCCTCGGCGCCACCGGCGTCTCGCTGAACCTGACCGGGCTGGCCGACGGCAACTACCGCGTACTCAGCTATAACACCAACCTGCTGGCGACCGGCTCCTACACCAGCCTCGACGTGGCGGTGAAAGAGACCGGTCCGGGTACGGTCACGGGCGATACCAGCCTCAACGGCAACGTGATCCTCGATACGGACCCGACCGCCGGCAGCGACAATGCGCCGGCCGGCACCACTATCTCCACGGTCACTAACGCGCAGGGCGTGACCACCAGCGTGAACGCCGACGGCACGGTGATCCAGGGCAAATACGGTACGCTGACCATCAACCGCGACGGCAGCTATACCTACAACCTGACTGATACCAGCGCCGCGGTCGTTGGCCGGACGGAGAGCTTCACCTACACCATCACCCATAACGGCGTCAGCGCGTCGGCAAACCTGGTGCTGTCTCTGGGTGCCGGTACGGTCATCAACGGCATTGTGGCAGTGGACGACACGGCCTCGCTGACCTTTGACACCACCGTGAGTGAGGTGAATAACGGCGCCTCGTCTCAGAACGGTTTTACCCTGGTGGGCATTAATCTCGGCAGCACGCTGGGGCTTAACCTGCTGGACGACCTGACCAACCCGATTATTTACAACGTGGAGGAAGGGACGACCCGCACCATGACCATCCAGGCCTCCGTGGGCGGCGTGGCGCTGGCATCGGTGTTCGATCTGTACGTCTATAAGTTCAACAATGCGACCCAGACCTTCGAGCAGGTTCGCGTCGAGTCGGGCTGGCTGCGCGCGCCGCTGCTGGGTGGCACGTCACCGCAGCTGACGCTGAACCTGCCTGCCGGGGAGTACCTGTTCCTGCTGAATACCGCGTCCGGGATCACCGCCCTGACGGCCTACACGCTGAGCGTCCTGCAGGACCATGTCTACAGCGTGGCGAGTATCAGCGAAACGACCACCGGCGACGTGCTGGCGAATGACCCGGTTCCAGCGGGCACGCTGGTTACCGAAGTGAACGGCGTGACGGTCAACAGCAGCGGCACCACCACCATTCAGGGGGAATACGGCACGCTGACCATCAATGCGTCCGGTCAGTACACCTACACCCTGAGGAGCGGCGTGGGCGCGGACCATATCAGCACGCCGGATACGTTCGTCTACACCGTTACCGCGCCTGACGGCTCGAAGGATACGGCATCGCTCAACATCACCCCAACCGCGCAGGCAATGAATGCGGTCAACGATGTCAGCGCCACGATGGACCTTACCTCGGTGCACCACACGTCGGTCTACTCGGATACCACCGTGGGCGTCGCCAGCTGGACGACGGCCCTGTTCTCATCAACCCAGGGCAGCGGCAGCGGAACCTTCGTGGTCGACCCGAACACCGCGCTGCACAACGCGTCGCTGCACTTTAGCGTGGCCTCGCTGCTGGCGCTGGGCGGGCTGACGGTGAACTGGACGATTAGCGATGCCAACGGCGCGATCCGCAGCGGCTCCTTCAGCGGCGCCTCGCTGCTGGGCGGCAGTATCGACGTCCCGCTGACCGGGCTGGATCTCAACGCCGGGACCTATACGCTGAGCTTTACCGGTAGCGTACCGGGGCTCAGCGTCGGGACCATCACCATCACGCCAAGCGTAAACGGCACCACCTACTCGCTGAGTAATTTCGACGTCACCGGCAGCCACACCGTCAACGGCAATATCTTTGACGGCACCGACTCTGGCGGCGTGCTGGATCAGCTCCACTCGGTGGATACCCGTCTGAGCGTGACCGGCTACAACGGCGTGACCACCACGCTGGATCCGTATACCGGCAGCGCAACGGTGAACATTGTCGGCCACTACGGCATCCTGGCGATCGGCGCAGACGGCCATTACACCTATACCCTCAACAGCGGGGTATCGCTCTCAACCATGACGTCGAAGGAGACCTTCAACTACACCCTGACCGACTCTGCCGGAAGAACGGACAGCGCCACGCTGACCATCAATATGGCGCCGCAGTTCATCAGCTCTGAGCATAACGACGCCATCACCGGTACGGCCTACGGCGATACGCTGATTTACCAGGTGCTGAACAGTACGGTGGGGAATGCCACGGCGGGTAACGTCAGCAGCGCCGGAGGCGATCACTGGACCGGGTTCTCGCTGGCGCAGGGAGACAAGATCGACATTGGCGATCTGCTGGTGGGCTGGGACGGTAATACCGCCTCGTTGGGGAATTATATCCATGTCACACAAAGCGGTAGCAACACTGTGATCTCCATCGACCGTGATGGTGCAGGGTCCACCTACACTAATACTGCACTCGTTACGCTTGATAACGTTCAGACCACGTACGACGAGCTTGTTAACCAGCAACACATCATTACCTGA